The Silene latifolia isolate original U9 population chromosome Y, ASM4854445v1, whole genome shotgun sequence sequence CAGTGAACTGGCCCCGTTTATGTTTTCTGAACCTGTCgttatccattcggggatggtgagcagattgtgacaggtgatgatttcATGTTAGCTGCGGGATCAAGGAGGAGATGTCATCACTTAGAGTCTTAGCTTCCGTTGTTGCGAGTTTAGATGCTGTATGAGTTGTTTTGGATTCACTTTTCGTATACTTTGGTTTGTAGTTTGAGACGATGTAATAAGttaactttatactttaataatttttCTTTTATGGTCACTTTTAATATACTTGCCTCGGAAAAGCGAGATCGTAgcacctttatatgctagggtggttcttggtaaggcaccttggtatatgggggtgttacaaagagactcgcgcctcttgtggcttCTCAGGTCatactcaaacgtgtttgagttcgtatTTCCAcaacattttccttttatttttacttctttcctttcacggtttttaccattttaattcatttttatgacaaatatttttacCATAATGgatatctgtaacacccccatactccaagtgccttaccaggaccacttaaggcatggaagtgctaccatctcgattacccgaggcaatgataatcaaatgacaatgaagaaacataatttaaataacaatatagtttaaagtgattacaagatcaaaaccaaaactgtaaaaCTGAATTACAAGATTCACGAGACgatctcgctaaaactatcaaagtcagaaaacatcgtcgacacaaatggaagacttctaactgccacgtgatgactcatcccatctatcccatacgcgtcatatcatactttctcaataatcgctcaccactcccgaatggatcaccacagttttaaaacatttaaacggggtcggtactaatcacacaatttatataatccaacaacacaaagAAACAACACAGGCTCAATCGTCacggatatactccgaactccatcaccaactccaaaatacgactacacactaaagtgtgtagccaccCGCGAGTGCTCATCGCAacagtcactccacgccgcccggtgggggaccgctgccgttcccacctaatccccgctcatctccgtcgagcgataaacccaaatccattaatgtgcacatcccttctgtggcgggttccacagaaggcgaataatgggcgtgaaaccactcctgcaagtgactccactcagccagggacgcgccacGAAAAACACAGAAAGATACAAACAATCATaactactaaacagcaatcaaaaccaacaaccgtcgcaATACTCGTAttataacaatcaacaaacacaaatcaccaccaccacattatgggactaatactgagtagggaaaccctacctggaacgcaatcactattcagacgatctagcagctgtctcaaaatctttcttctatgaaccctccttcTATACACAttatcatacaatcacaatctaacatcaacaaaacatagaaaaccccaaaccccaaaattagggtttaaccaactttaacaaaacagtataaaaattatatgtaaagcttaccctcgacacaaggatcacaacggtgtaaagaacgatgaaatccgacacctctagctccgggatttgctaatgatgcgatgacagacaaactacgtaactctttttctcctcacttaggttttagaatagataaaagaaactaagaaaagtgacggacaaccttttatacttatctcgcatcattaacaaaacccgacaaaacattacccgcaaaccgagccactcgatcgagtaactgacgtactcgatcgagtgccgcctactcgatcgagtactaaggctactcgatcgagtaccaaggctactcgatcgagtaccctacaggttagaaaatattttaaaaaatgcaaaacacccctacttgacagagtaaggcccactcgatagagtaccctgaggctcataaaaccgtagtattacagtcttccctccttaaaaagaacttcgtccccgaagttcaacccatacataaaaacaaacatactaactcgaccaagacacaacaacatgtTGGAGTGTTGTCTTGAAAAGCAACTTTCCTCTCTTTGccttttgtcccacattggtgggGAACATCAATATTTTGATGTTTATAAGGCTTCCTTCACTTGATGGAGCAACAGATTGGTCCAAGGAGGCTTTTGTGGTGAGTGTTGggcctgtgggtttgggtccaaacatACACATGCGCGCGCCCGCCCGGCCCGGCTCGGCTCGTGCACGGGCTCggggtcgggtttgggtttgggtagagcacctgcggtgcgggccaaaggccctcTTTTACCTTTTtggtcttgtgtggtgtgggcttgTCCACATTCAGTGTATATGGGAGTATTAGCAGTCAGTCAAATCTGTCTGTTAATTGCTGCAATTAAGGGCGTTTATTACGCCTTAATTGTGGTTTGACTAGAGCGTTTTTTGGCTCCTAACTGCTCTATTATCGATTATAAATAGAGCAGCTCACCTCCTCATTTTACACACAGAAAATCTCAcaattcctttctcttcttcttcttcttctctctgaaAATGTTCTGGGTATAGTTTCTGTTCCGTTCCAAAGTCTTCTTACTTCAGTGGTGCGGTTCGAAGGCtgcagtgttaaccttggggaactaccggcgagAGACGATATCCACCGCGGTCGTGCCGTAATAGTTTTCAAGTCAGTGGTTTTTTACCACGGCACTGCATATCTCTTACGATAAGTCTTTTCTGTTTTCATCTTTCCCTAATTTTTGCTGTCGGGTTTCATTGTTACGAATTTACAttccaacaatttgaaaactattaatTTTGTCGTAACAATGGCTGCCATCTCAAACAAAATCCTGTCTGAATTGTCGAAACTGGAACCTTTAGACGGTATGAACTACAAAAGATGGTCTCAGAAACTGCTTATGTATTTTGAACAATTAGAAATCGACTATGTTTTGTTTTCGACCCTCCCGCTCGAATCTTGCTAGTGTAGAGACTACCCCACCTTCGTCTGTTGCTGTTAAGTCGAATGAGGAGTCAATTAAGAAACATGATAAGGATAACAAAACTGCTAAGTTCCATCTCCTTACTCATATGTCGAATACCCTCTTTGACTTATTTTCGGTCCATAAATCTGCTAAGACCATATGGGAACTGTTAGAGAAAAAATATGAGGCTGACGATGCGGGTAAGAAAAAATATGTTGTCGGGCAGTGGCTTGGGTTTCAAATGGTAGATGACAAACCAATTATGGAGCAAGTTCATGTTTATGAGAACTTGTGTGCTGATGTCACTAATGAGGGAATGAAACTAGATGAAATTTTCTTGGCTAATGTTTTACTAGAAAAGTTTCCCCCTTCCTGGAATGAGTATAGAAACCATTTGAAACATAAGAAGAAAGATTTGTCCCTTCAAGAGCTAGTAGGCCACATGAGGACTGAAGAAGCTAATCGTCTGAAAGATAAGTCAGTCCAATTGTCTCTTACTACTGTCAAAGCCAATCTTGTTGAAACTGGTGGGTCTTCAAAAGAAGATAGgttcaagggtaagggaaaggctaAAGCTGGTCAGGGTCAATCCAAGGGTCAGAATGCCAAGAAAGCTGGTCAAGGGAAATTCACCAAACCTGCCTCAAAGATCCAGAAACCAAATCTGGTTTGCTATGTTTGTGGGAAAACGAGTCACAAAGCTTATCAGTGTCCTCAAAAGAAAGTTGCTGCTGAAGCTAATGTTGCTGAAAAGGATGATATTATTGCTGCTGTAGTGGTTGAGGCTAATCTGGTTGCAAATGCTAGTGATTGGATTCCGGATACAGGGGCTTCAAGGCATCTTTGTGCTAACAAGGATCTCTTTGCTGAATTTGAAGAGGTTGCCGATGGTGAATGTGTCTACCTGGGTAACTCTTCTTCTGCTGTTATCAccggcaaaggcaagatctttctcaaactaacCTCAGGGAAAACTCTTGCTTTAAATAATGTTTTGTATGTTCCTACtttgcgtcgaaacctcgtgtctggtgccttgCTAAACAAAGCTGgtgtgaaacttgtttttgaggctgacaaggttgtaatgtcgcgcaatggggattttgtgggcaagggttatctctgTGGGGGTTTATTTGTTTTGAATGTTGATTCTCCTATCATTAATAATAATGCTTCTACTTCGCTTATATTCTGAGTCTATTgctgtttggcatggtagattaggtcatgtgaatatTGATTCGATTAAAAGGCTCAAATCTATGTCGCTTATTCCTTCGTTATCTTCAGAAACTCATGAGAAGTGTCCTAGTTGTGTCGAGGCCAAATTTGCTAAGAAACCTAGTAGACCTGTTACAACTAGAcaaacgagtcttcttgagttaattcacaccgacctagccgACTTCAAAAACACCATGAGCGGAGAGTGGTAAACATTACTATGTCACTTTTATAGATGATTTTTCTAGATATACCAAAGTATATTTGCTTAGAAATAAAAGTGAAGCGAGGACATGTTTATAAAGTTTAAAACGAGGTAGAAAATCAGCTTGATAGGAAGATTAAAAGAGTCAGGTCCGATCGAGGAGGAGAGTATGGCTCTGGTTATTTAGTAGATTTTTGTGAGAAAAATGGTTTAATACATGAAAAGAGCCCACCATACTTGCCTCGATCGAATGGagtagctgaacgtaaaaatagaactttgaaagaaatgatgaatgctatgcttttaagttcgccTTTACGATGATATGTGGGGGAAGCGGTGCTTTCAAacttgtcatattcttaacaggtacctcataagaaactagacaagacaccctatgagatgtggaaaggttaTGCTCCTAACTTAAGTTACCTTaaagtgtgggggtgtttggctaaagtaggCTTACCTAGCTTTAGGAGGCCAACCATTGGACCTAAGACTTATGACTGCGTTTTCattggttatgctcaaaatagttctgcttataggttcatgtctttaagtgacaggtctatatctgaggctagagatgctGAGTTTTTTGAGCAGGTATTTCCTTTGAAGAAGGAAACAGTATCACTACCCGATGCCCCTGTTGTTTCTCTCGTGTGTTAACCCTATTGACAGTTCTACGCATGCGAGTACTAGTACTTCTGTGGATCATGCAGTTGAACCAAGAAGGAGTAAAAGGCCCAGAGTTGAAAAGAGCTACGGGAGTGATTTCATCAGAACTGATGCTATCAGACTTCACTTATCTGAAATCGCAGGTGATATTTGTGCTTTTGATGAGCTTGTTTCTGCTTTCTTAATAGAAGATGATCCAAAAACATATGATGAGGCTATGAGATCTATAGATGTTGTTTTTTGGAAAGAAGCTATTAAAAATGAACTAGATTCTATTGtttctaatcagacttgggagttaactgatttgcctaaaggtagtaaacccattagtagcaaatggatctttaaaaagaaaatgagacctgatggAACAATAGAAAGGTTCAAGGCCAGACTTGTGGTGAGGGggtttacacaaaagaaagatattgactattttgatacttactcacCTGTGACTAAAATTTCCACCATAAGAACTCTTATTGCTTTGGCTGCTATTCATGATCTCGTggtacatcagatggatgtaaaaactgcttttttgaatggtgacctaaatgaagagatctatatgttgcAACCCGAGGGGTTTGTGGTaaagggtcaagagagtaaagtgtgtaaagtgtgtaaactgagaaaatcactatatggtcttaaacaagcacctaaacagtggtatgagaaatttcacAACACTTTGATAGATGATGGCTATATAactaacaattctgattcatgtgtttattctaAAATGTTTGGATCAGATTGTGTGATTATatgcttatatgttgatgacatgttaattcttggtagtaatttatttgttgtaaataaaaccaaacaatttttgtcatcacgttttgagatgaaagacttaggagaagctgatgttatccttgGAGTTAGAGTTATGAAAACCCCAAGTGGTATATCCCTTAGTCAATcacattatgttgaaaaagtgttgaagaAATTTAATAGTTTTGATGTAGCACCTGCTAGAACTCCTTATGATGCTAGTATATCTTTGTGTAAGAACTTGGGTGATAGTGTCTCACAAGAAGAATATGCTAAAATTAGAGGAAGTGTGATGTTCctcatgaactgtactcgaccagacaTTGCTTATGCTATTAGTAGGCTGAGTCGATATACACATAACCCCAGTGCCGAGCATTGGAATGCACTTCATCGTTTACTTAAATACCTGAAAGGAAAAATTGATTTGTGTTTGCATTATGGTAAATTTCCTGCTGttttagaaggatattgtgatgcaaattgggttgcAGGTAATGATGAAATACATTCCACTAGTGGTTATGTGTTCACCTTGGGTGGAGgagctatatcgtggaagtctgcAAAACAGACTTGTATAGCTAGCTccaccatggaatctgagttcattgctcttgagttggcaggtcAAGAAGCAGATTGGTTGAGGAACTTACTAGCAGACGTGCCTTTGTGGGGGGGACAGGTTGCACCAGTCTCCCTTCTCTGTGATTGTAAAGCAGCTATCAGTGTTGCTAAGAATAATGTCTACAATGGTAAGAAATGACATATTCGGATCAGGCACGGTGTGGTAAAACAACTCCTGAAAAATGGggtgattgctttggactatgtgaagtccgaacgtAATCTTGCTGATCCCCTTACTAAGGGGTTAACAAGGAGAGTAGTCCTTGAtatgtcgaggggaatggggcttaagtccttgaatCAAGTTTGAGTGTGATACTTGATGGACTCTATAGCTCATTCCTATGGCATTTGATATCCATAGCCAATtttggtggtgcttttgagacgcacttgattgATTGTGTTTCTATAGAGGTTGGACTTTGTCCTTAATAgctcttatgagaagtgctaatgAGAAGCACTTGAGCTACCTATGGGGTGTGATGGTTCAGCCACCATCTATGTGAGAAATATGAAATTTCTTGCTAGAGCACTCACCTAAACCAGGGTAAACGCATGGCTTTAAAAGTGTTGCACTTTGAATTTGCGGAACGAACAGTCTtagaaggtatgatatgtgttgtgggggtcTCAACCGAAGTCCAAACAaggaattcaaatcgaaagatattcacTTGTTAATAGTAAGTTGTTGCCTCATTTCACTAAAACGTCAATTCAAGTCGAAAGACATTGAACGtttaagtatccaatccttccttaccCAATTTTTCTTAGTTCTTTTCTTCGCCATCAGTGGGGGATTATTGGAGTGTTGTCTTGAAAAGCAACTTTCCTCTCTTTGccttttgtcccacattggtgggGAACATCAATATTTTGATGTTTATAAGGCTTCCTTCACTTGATGGAGCAAGAGATTGGTCCAAGGAGGCTTTTGTGGTGAGTGTTGggcctgtgggtttgggtccaaacacacacacgcgcgcgccCGCCCGGCCCGGCTCGGCTCGtgctcgggctcgggtttgggtttgggtagagcacctgcggtgcgggccaaaggccctcTTTTACCTTTTtggtcttgtgtggtgtgggcttgTCCACATTCAGTGTATATGGGAGTATTAGCAGTCAGTCAAATCTGTCTGTTAATTGCTGCAATTAAGGGCGTTTATTACGCCTTAATTGTGGTTTGACTGGAGCGTTTTTGGCTCCTAACTGCTCTATTATCGATTATAAATAGAGCAGCTCACCTCCTCATTTTACACACAGAAAATCTCAcaattcctttctcttcttcttcttctctctgaaAATGTTCTGGGTATAGTTTCTGTTCCGTTCCAAAGTCTTCTTACTTCAGTGGTGCGGTTCGAAGGCtgcagtgttaaccttggggaactaccggcgagAGACGATATCCACCGCGGTGGTGCCGTAATAGTTTTCAAGTCAGTGGTTTTTTACCACGGCACTGCATATCTCTTACGATAAGTCTTTTCTGTTTTCATCTTTCCCTAATTTTTGCTGTCGGGTTTCATTGTTACGAATTTACATTCCAACACAACATAGCTAGGAACTCAATcgaaaacccaacctataaaacatgaactcttaacacccactccaccaactatgtttatttccacaacatgactcacgatatcgtatctaccacatatatatctctcatgaCACctactccatacataaccaactaccttccaccaacgctgctagctccgtaacatatcatccactagaaaatccaatttcaagatactcataaacatcaaacggaatgttacattctaccacccttaaaaggaagttcgtcctcgaagtttactcacacttatAACATCACCATCCAACtctcaacactattgaaatattctcccattcctataCATCGAACTACttcaagcacgaccatgacctttttAAGAAAAACAACCATAACACAAATCCATCCTATATTCTCCattaagactcaaacttccaaatctgcTGCAACtcctacaaccatcaaactctccttgccgcatcctactgctcttaagataaatgttacgtcctcgtaacttactaatatcagatccttagctatatcctctcattatcttcattaCCACCACATGtaaaagataaccgcctataccctcacacttataaccattcctatttccaaggctctcttacttaaacagttctcatacctcaactcattctttatgccatctaaccaataccacaaaatcctgatcataagagacactctaactcttccacatgtCAAAAATAACCGCCAATACCctcactctaactcttccacattaccgtaacatgacatacctctctatataaactatataaaactgctattaccaaaagcataactcacgatccacatctgttacgtacactcacactatatcctcaagttcctttctttcgttaccgcaaaactcatacataacttaacatgtcACTAATTccaaacaccctacactcactg is a genomic window containing:
- the LOC141632609 gene encoding secreted RxLR effector protein 161-like; translation: MKTPSGISLSQSHYVEKVLKKFNSFDVAPARTPYDASISLCKNLGDSVSQEEYAKIRGSVMFLMNCTRPDIAYAISRLSRYTHNPSAEHWNALHRLLKYLKGKIDLCLHYGKFPAVLEGYCDANWVAGNDEIHSTSGYVFTLGGGAISWKSAKQTCIASSTMESEFIALELAGQEADWLRNLLADVPLWGGQVAPVSLLCDCKAAISVAKNNVYNGKK